GGCCAATTTGAGAATCACAGAACCAGGGACATCCACTTGCCTCTTTGTAATACTATTAAACTGTGTAGGCAACTTCATACCCATGACACTGTACTTCCTATGATATCTTAATTTAAGAATTTTAACTCTCCCTACACAGTCAGATAATCACATGTATAGAAAGTTTGTGGTCTACCTTGTTTGCTATGAGGGAGGAGATCCTGTGTTCTCCTCGACAGGTGTAGATGAAAACGTTGTCTTGTCCCCTCAGTGCTTTGGCCCCTGTCCTGGCTGTGATGGACTTCTGGACGGCCTGGTTCAGAAGCTTGGGCCCTGAGTCCATACTGAGCGGCTGCGTGGATGGCTGAGTGCCTTCACAGTAGACATCTACCTGGAATGGACAAGCCTGACAGAATGCCAGGTAGAAAAGTTCATTCAGTTAGTTAGTATGATTGAAGTGAGATATTCAACATTAAAGGCCTAATGTACACCCTAAATTAAGGACATTAGGTCTATATCATATCATGTCATTAATGTCTGTGTAGTTAAATATGATTATTTAAAGAGAGACCAGACATGTAAACCTACATCTACTAGCTCCAGCATTCGGTTGTAGCCCATAGCTTCCAGGGTGACCCAAAGGTCGGCAGggtctccatctttctctgtgGCCTCCATCAGGTTCAGCTCCATGAAGCCCTGCCGTGTCAGCTGGTTCTTTCTCATATCAAAGTTCTCTGCACACCCAACAGAACAAATAATGACAGCCATAATGGACCGCTCCCCccaagatgttttatttcacattaattTTACATAAAGATTCATGCCATAATGACAACGATTACCTTTACAGACAGCCCAGGCATCCTTGTCACATTTCTCTCCGCTGGTTCTCAGCTCAAAGAAATTGTACTCCTCCAGACTGAGCAAACCATTTCCATCCATGTCGATCACCTCAAAGATGTCAGACAGCGCCTCCCTGTGGCACAAAGGGAGCAACACAGAGGAATGTCATACAGGACTGTCCAAGTCAGTGTTTTTACTACACAGAGCTCTGTGTATCACATCAGACGTTTCTCCAGGATGATGACATTAACACTTTTTACATGAATATACAATCTCAATTTTTGTTCATTAGCCACACTGACATTTGATGAATCAAACTTTGCTATGTAGTATGTTTTTACACTTCCGATGGCGGAATTATGcaggtaaatacacacatacatgtatagacacacactcacctgagTTCTCTGGTGAGGTCTAGTTCTCCAGTGTCGGTCCTGTAGACAAGCTCGACAGGTTTATTAGAAAAGCTCTTTTTGCTCTTGGTTTTCTTAAGTTTGCAGCCACTAGTGAAGGGAAGCAGGTAGTACGTCCCAGCATTCAATTCTCCTTTCCAAACATACTTCTGTAGGAACAAAGCAGTAGCAAAGTagatttttaagttttaacttTATAGTATCAGAAACGACTACCAGTGCAGAGAAGTTTTGTACTTTGAGTGTTTGCATTTTATACagctttatacttctactccactacatttgtctgaccgctttagttactagttacttttcagattacaaTTTTCCTGTCCAGTGAATACAGTGTATCTCCAACTTTGGtgattttgaattttatttatttattttttttttgataaattgAAGAATTGAATGTGTTGAGATAACTGACCTACTTCTTAAGATAAATAAACTATTGAAAAACCTCTTTGGATTAAATGGAAAATGCATTTTCACAAAATTGTCAGAAAACAGggctgtttttatgaaaaatTGGCTTTTTAGAGAGGACAGCGACGCTACAATCATATGATGATCTTGTAAAATGTGACGCATTGCTGCAGATTAAAGTACCAACAGTAGATAAAGTAATTAACTTTAGTTCATCCACAGCAAaatggaacacacacaaacaaactcttgaATTAAGCACCATCGGGAGAACtgaatacaaagaaatgttatagaagtacagtacatttgacacacacaaacatacttcTTTATCTTTCGACTCTGTGAAACACACTAAAGATGAGTCCTCTTTGGTTTCACCAGCTGACATGACAAAAAGAGCTGTGTCCACTGACATCCATGAAGAAGGCTTGTCtgaaaaataacacaagatggcaaaaacaaaaccacatatTCAATATGAAAATTACCATATACAAAACCTTTgatgtaatatataatacaaacaaaaaattaaGTTATGCAGGTTTATGGGGTGTTTTCTGAAACCAAAGACATGTTTCAAGCTGTTTTCaacttttatctttgtctttaCTAAAGCACATACAGTTTAGGAGTGACTTTGCAACACCTACATCAATCCACCTTTTTCTACTGCATGCTCCAATTTTATGAACTGAACTGCACCTTCTTCATAAATTATCGTGCACTGAGCTGGAACACAATCAAGCACATTTCCTACAAAATCTGACCTGCTGCCACACAGTGTAAAATACAGTGCAGAGGCCATAAAGGAGAGACGGTCTTCTGTGTTTCGTTTATGATTCATAATCTGAAAATTACTGTGGCGATGCTTTATTTATGTTACAATGTCACAAAAAGCATCTTTAAAACTGTGCAACAATATTGAATGCTATTAAAAATAGTGGTGAAGCAATGGAGCAGGAAGCAGTCCAGCAAGAAATTGAAATATGGGACTTCAAAGTAATGAATCATGAAGGGCCGAAGTCCAAATCCAGAATCCTGGCACAAACTACTGAAGCTCCTACCAGCTCCAAACATGCTGTACTGTTCCTGACTTGCATTTCTGACTAATGTGGCCAATACGgtaacacattttaacattttttatgatttttgtttatgtgtagtATAAAACAGTGACAGTACCAGGTCTGTGGCTAAGGCTCAGTGGTTGGATGGTTAGGTAGACGTTGGTTGTCTGGGGGATGTGGAGCTGGTACTGCAGAGAGCTGATACTTCCATCATCCTCCAAGAAGAAACACCCCTTCACATAAGTGTGATTCCACTCCTGGAAAACGGACAAGACTCATCACATTCATACAAACTGATTAGGTGTTTTAATTCCTAAGCTTTATAAGATATAgtcacagttgttttttttttctattttaggcccattaaaatgttgcatacatacagtacatcatgttatttgtaatatatttttgttatgtgtGGTATCTCTTCAGATCTTGACACAATCCCAACAaactgttttgctgctgcttgacaacaaaatgcatttattcattcaacagaaaccaaaactAATTTGCAGTTCCTATTAAAAGGGGGATTGATCTTGTGACAGGGGAAGTATATTTAGGCATGAAAAAGTGAATTAAGCAGTCAATCATAACAGTGAGGTTGCTCACTTGATTAACAGAAACTGCTGTTGTGATAATTACCACTCCAACCTTCCGGGGGCATATTCATTATTACACAGTTTGTGTCAGCTCAGCGGCACGTAAACACTTGTTATACTCATGCTGTTCCAGAGGAGGGCAGAAGTGTTACGCTGCAAGGCTGAAGTGAATCTCCCTCCAGGACCTGATATGGCAAATTGGAGTCCATTTAACTTTGATAAATACAGCCTTTTCAATCTTGGGCCAGCGGTCATTCAAAACCATCAAGAGGCTACTTTGGCAATATTTATGAATCCTAATATTTCTCTCATTTTGAAATCCTGTTGTTCCTTTGTCTAGCAGCACAACCAAAATGAGGTAATAATTTGAAATTGAACAGGAACATCAAAACAAGGAAGTTTTCCTTCCACTCATTGGAGAcacattaaatgaaaacacagttggTGTGGACACACAGTAAGAGGACACCGAGGGCCAAGCAAGTCTGGAATAGGCTATATATCCTTTTAGTGGACAAATAAATCACCAAGTTAAACAAAGAAAGTACCATAAAGACGGAGCATGTCACTCCTTTAGAGAAAAGCcattttctcaaagtatttatCTTGGGCTGTGAGAGGCATAAAGATCAAACCATAACACTTCAGTGGTTTGTCCAGACAATATTAAATGAGGGAAATTGCCATGGGCACCCATCCACTGCTTAAAGACATCAGAATTAATGCCCCCACAGAGAGAGGGTCAGGCTGCAGACTAATACAGCCACTGTCACCTGCTCCGGCCACAGCTCTGATTTACTGCAGGACACCAAACcagccataaacacacacacacacacacgcgcacacacacacacacacacacacacaccttaatcATTTACCTCGTCTtataattcaaataattatAACCTACATACTAAAATAATATTCCTTACTGGTTTGTCTTCAAGACATTTGCATcccacaaagcacacacacacacgtaaacatacacacatgctcactGCTACAAAAACACAGCCCACCCTCCACCCACCGCCTCCCAGTTATCAGCCTGTGGCAATATAGCAGCCAATATAGCGAGCAGAACTTCCCTCAGAGGTAATCTCTGGACACACATTCTTTTACCTCCATGATGTCTGGCCCTTTCCAATCTCAACACAATGCTTGGACCTGAGAGATGGAGCAGAGggctgttatttttatttatttatttctcttgcTGCAAAGCAAACCAGCCGAAGTTAAGCCaaaaagagtgaaaacaaagaGTGTGGGATCAATACAGTGTATATCTATCCACCCTGGGCTAAATTCGCCCATCAAAAACACTGGGTAACGGTGACAGTGAGAGAGCAGTGGGGCTGCTAGGTCCTTGTTATCATGGAGTCTCACTGGAGACCACATACTAAGATTTCCAGGTTTTGTCAGTGATGGTACAAAGAGTTAATCTTTTAGATTCATAAGATAGCATGTTGCCTATTAATATAAATTCTGTATTAAATTACTGTCATCAGATGACACATTAGAAACATTAGCAGACGAGAACAGAGTGAGAATGAAGAGTaagttatgttttttatatatagaatagaatagaatatatttattgtcattatgcAATGCATAACAAAATGTAAGTGCCATCTTCAGTgcagaagtacaaaaaaacaaacatagtatgaaacataaataaaacaaataaaacatagataaaagggataaaaacatggaaaaattaaaaacagcacataCATCCACATACATCCAGTATGTAGCACCAGTCCATGAATTATTTCATGTGGTCATTTAGGCCTTAGCATAGAAGCTATTTTTTagtctgtttgtgtgggtttttaATGTCCTGTATCGCCTTCCTGTGGGTAACTGTTCAAATAGGATGTGGCTGGGGTGTGATGggctgaaatatatatttttttgagcTTTTTGAACCCTTATTTGACAGTAGcagttgaagagtgacagaaaagagtggggagagagggggaatgacatgcagtaaatggccaaagattcgaaccctggaccgctgtggcaaggactgagcctctgtACATGGGTACCTAACTGGCACCCCAATATTACTTTGTTTAGTagaagaaagtgttttttaaactttcatggGTGACTGAAAAACATTAcctattatatattatatacacaatatatatgcAATGCCTACTGTATATCTAAAACTTAATTTACAGcttaaaaattatttaaatagaTAACTGGAGGAAACATATTCAAAGAGCAAAATGTTTTCTACTtccagctttttaaaatgtgtggatttgtattttttaaatctatttgaCAACACtctaaattgaatattttttggaGTGTTTATCGAAGAGGGATCTAACATCTTGTGATTGGCATTTTTTGCtatgtttttgacatttcataaaCTAAATGATCAAACAGTTTATCTGAAAGATTATTCAGTGATGAAggtaatcattagttgcagctctgAAGTCATCATGACTATATAGGGGGTTACCTGTAAGCCTGAGGGCTCTGGTATTTTGGTGGCCTTTGTGCTGCTGGATGTCACAGTGATTGGGTTGGACAGGGACGACCGTCTGCTGCGAGCTGAAGAAGGACGGGAGGACGATCGGCTGTCTGAGACaccagagacaaacagaaaacttgtaacacatgaaaaataaagtgtgctaaaaatgcagaaaaatgatTATGAATAAATCAAGTCATAACATTGCTGCAATAGAACAGAAAGCTCaattgactgactgacagattaAGTACAGCCCTCCCCTCCCCaaacagtaaacacactttCAAAAGAAAGATGAGCTGCACAACATAATTGACACTGTAATCTGTCTTCTCGGAAGTCCATTCCCGTGTTCAAGTCACGATGGCTGCTTTGCATTTGGGTTCTGAGAAAGTGTGATCTCAAGTTCATCtcctttttaattaattatggaGGCATTTCAAATCACAAATGACATAATAGCATCCTCTCAAATCCATTATCTcgcacaacttttttttcccctcaaacaCTAATTGAAGCCAGAAAATATCAATTCACTAATGAACGATCTGATTGTTTCCAAGGCCGGGGAATCAAGATGCGAAGTAATGTGATAGGCTTACAAGCAAATTACCATAGCGGAGAAATAAATAGACCCACTGTCATGGTATTTGCCGTGGATCTATTTTGTATTGATGGCGGTATTTTAATCTAGAGGACTAAATTGTAGCTGTTGTGTGATTGTGGACAAAGACGCACTGAAACATGGCCTAACAAAAGCTTCAATGTGAGTTTAGACTGAATGTGAGTTTAtagtcagtgttgtttctgCACTAGTGCTTTCCTGATGCTAGGAAACTGCAAGTTTAAATAGATCAATTATCAGAGAAACACCATGACAGTCCATCAATTGGTCTGAATGTTTGCCAAAACACGTTAGACACATGACACACAATAAATCTGTTTCTCATCAATTATTTGTACAATAATtagccaaaaaaatatatttctctgGGTGGTTCTGGTTTATACTGACAAATGCGGGACCAAATGAGCAGTCAAAGCTGTTTTTGAGCTCAAAGAATAACCCATTCAACATGTGCGATCACGCCGCATCTCGTGCCAGAGTCTTGTTAAAATGTAGCGGGTATAAATCAATACGTGGGAGAGGCACAATAATGTGATAATCCAGACAACTATGTGGGagctcatttgtttttgcagcGGTGGTTGACTGGGCCCTCCTCTCGACCACCGTCTAATCCCTCATCATCTCCCCAGTGAGAAGTGGTGGAATCCTCCGAATCAATAACATGAACATGGACTGACCACTTAAATCAACCCCATCTATCTTCTCACTGTGGGCCTGTCCCTGGCTCACTCACAAAG
Above is a window of Larimichthys crocea isolate SSNF chromosome XVII, L_crocea_2.0, whole genome shotgun sequence DNA encoding:
- the efcab7 gene encoding EF-hand calcium-binding domain-containing protein 7 — encoded protein: MILDDCYESPRPADEEEAFYMQCRAAYLSVFRSSLTNITSKQQLCRALQQAGRNPSHATLNKYWTPRTSKLNFDDFCEILKCEKKTEEAELMRAFKKMDVNGDGYISHSELEKALTTKGEKMTTEEVNAIFSLLDINKDGKLEYAEFCRLLVSTVEQCQAAVLEKLEANAKLKRQNFGSQSYSPPKSAISQAAASLPQPPETPRADSDTTLKKDSRSSSRPSSARSRRSSLSNPITVTSSSTKATKIPEPSGLQEWNHTYVKGCFFLEDDGSISSLQYQLHIPQTTNVYLTIQPLSLSHRPDKPSSWMSVDTALFVMSAGETKEDSSLVCFTESKDKEKYVWKGELNAGTYYLLPFTSGCKLKKTKSKKSFSNKPVELVYRTDTGELDLTRELREALSDIFEVIDMDGNGLLSLEEYNFFELRTSGEKCDKDAWAVCKENFDMRKNQLTRQGFMELNLMEATEKDGDPADLWVTLEAMGYNRMLELVDACPFQVDVYCEGTQPSTQPLSMDSGPKLLNQAVQKSITARTGAKALRGQDNVFIYTCRGEHRISSLIANKTNQKVTVHVNNEQSRNCCSSRGMSVFAVEVPARTKMVCQHILPINERQDWTYNCVETILPCT